In Lacrimispora indolis DSM 755, a genomic segment contains:
- a CDS encoding DUF3842 family protein: protein MKIVIIDGQGGKMGQSVIAQLKKSFPKLPLIAIGTNSIATSAMLKAGADAGATGENPVIVASRDADIIIGPIGIVIADSLLGEITPAMAEAIGKSSAYKILIPVNRCNHYVVGCEDLSLTESIALVIKQVENLL from the coding sequence ATGAAAATCGTAATTATTGACGGGCAGGGCGGCAAAATGGGACAGTCCGTCATTGCCCAGCTGAAAAAATCCTTTCCCAAGCTTCCGCTCATTGCCATCGGAACCAATTCCATCGCCACCTCCGCCATGTTAAAGGCCGGAGCTGACGCAGGAGCGACCGGGGAAAATCCTGTCATTGTGGCAAGCCGGGATGCGGATATCATCATCGGCCCCATTGGGATCGTCATTGCCGACTCTCTTTTAGGAGAGATCACCCCGGCTATGGCAGAGGCCATCGGCAAAAGCAGCGCCTATAAGATCCTGATACCTGTAAACAGGTGCAATCATTATGTGGTGGGCTGTGAAGACTTAAGTTTAACGGAATCCATTGCCCTGGTAATCAAACAGGTGGAGAATCTTTTATGA
- a CDS encoding ABC transporter ATP-binding protein, with protein sequence MEKEKVLEINDLSISFQTSSGEVNAIRGVKLNLYKGETIAIVGESGSGKSVTMKAVMGILSSNGKVNSGTIDFTYHRGDETVHVDILKLNKKQMRKSINGKRMAMIFQDPMTSLNPTMTIGAQIMEGMIWHYKTPKKEAYEKAVELLELVGIVDAEKRMKNYPHQLSGGMRQRVVIAIALACDPELLICDEPTTALDVTIQAKILELIKEIQRKTGISVIYITHDLGVVAKVADYVSVMYAGKIVEQGTVNDIFYDPRHPYTWGLLSAMPDLDTDDDKLYAIPGSPPNLLNKVDGDAFAPRNIYALNIDTKEEPPMFQISDTHYAATWLLHENAPKVEMPAELRNRIDRMLKEAGMNGN encoded by the coding sequence ATGGAAAAAGAAAAAGTACTGGAAATTAATGATTTATCCATATCTTTTCAGACTTCATCCGGAGAGGTGAACGCGATACGTGGAGTAAAGCTTAATTTATATAAAGGCGAGACCATTGCAATCGTCGGGGAAAGCGGAAGCGGAAAATCGGTTACCATGAAAGCGGTTATGGGCATCTTAAGCAGCAATGGAAAAGTGAATTCCGGCACCATTGATTTTACGTATCACCGCGGAGACGAAACCGTTCATGTGGATATCTTAAAGCTAAATAAAAAACAGATGCGAAAAAGCATCAATGGAAAAAGGATGGCCATGATTTTTCAGGACCCCATGACCTCTTTAAATCCTACCATGACCATAGGTGCACAGATTATGGAAGGAATGATCTGGCACTATAAGACACCCAAAAAAGAAGCTTATGAAAAGGCTGTTGAACTTTTAGAACTGGTGGGAATCGTGGATGCCGAAAAGCGTATGAAGAATTATCCCCATCAGCTTTCAGGAGGAATGAGGCAGAGGGTTGTCATTGCCATTGCCCTTGCCTGTGATCCTGAATTGTTGATTTGTGATGAACCGACAACAGCTCTTGATGTTACGATTCAGGCTAAAATATTGGAGCTCATCAAAGAAATCCAAAGGAAAACCGGAATTTCGGTTATTTATATCACCCATGATTTAGGTGTTGTAGCGAAAGTAGCGGACTACGTGTCTGTTATGTATGCCGGTAAAATTGTAGAGCAAGGAACGGTAAATGATATTTTTTATGACCCAAGACATCCCTATACATGGGGACTGCTTTCGGCCATGCCGGATCTTGACACCGATGATGATAAGCTTTATGCCATTCCCGGCAGTCCCCCTAACCTGTTGAATAAAGTAGATGGGGATGCCTTTGCGCCGAGGAATATCTATGCTCTGAATATTGATACAAAAGAAGAACCACCCATGTTTCAAATATCCGACACACATTATGCGGCAACCTGGCTGCTGCATGAAAACGCACCCAAGGTGGAAATGCCTGCAGAGCTTAGAAACAGGATAGACAGGATGTTAAAGGAGGCTGGCATGAATGGAAACTAA
- the guaB gene encoding IMP dehydrogenase yields the protein MGTIIGEGITFDDVLLVPTYSEVIPNQVDLSTNLTKTIKLNIPLMSAGMDTVTEHRMAIAMARQGGIGIIHKNMSIEEQAEEVDKVKRSENGVITDPFYLSPEHTLKDADELMGKFRISGVPITEGKKLVGIVTNRDLKFQEDFSRKIKECMTSENLVTAREGITLMEAKKILAKARVEKLPIVDDDFNLKGLITIKDIEKQIKYPLSAKDGQGRLLCGAAVGITANVLDRVGALVKAKVDVVVLDSAHGHSENVLRCVRMIKESYPALSVIAGNVATGEATKALIEAGADAVKVGIGPGSICTTRVVAGIGVPQITAVMDCYAVAKEYGVPIIADGGIKYSGDLTKAIAAGGSVCMMGSMFAGCDESPGTFELYQGRKYKVYRGMGSIAAMENGSKDRYFQSDAKKLVPEGVEGRVAYKGLVEDTVFQILGGLRSGMGYCGAMNIRTLQETGRFIKITAASLKESHPHDIHITKEAPNYSIDE from the coding sequence ATGGGTACAATAATTGGCGAAGGCATTACTTTTGATGATGTGCTGTTAGTTCCGACCTATTCAGAAGTCATTCCTAATCAGGTTGATTTATCGACCAACCTTACAAAAACCATCAAGCTCAATATTCCGCTTATGAGTGCCGGTATGGATACCGTTACCGAGCACCGCATGGCCATTGCCATGGCAAGACAGGGGGGTATCGGTATTATCCACAAGAATATGTCCATTGAGGAGCAGGCGGAAGAGGTTGATAAGGTAAAAAGGTCAGAAAACGGCGTCATAACGGACCCATTCTATCTTTCTCCGGAACATACATTAAAGGATGCGGATGAGCTTATGGGCAAGTTCCGCATTTCCGGAGTGCCGATCACAGAGGGAAAAAAGCTGGTGGGCATCGTTACCAACCGGGATTTAAAATTCCAAGAGGATTTTAGCAGGAAGATCAAGGAGTGCATGACTTCTGAAAATCTGGTAACAGCAAGAGAAGGCATTACCCTCATGGAGGCAAAGAAGATCCTTGCAAAGGCAAGGGTGGAAAAGCTCCCAATTGTTGACGATGATTTTAATTTAAAGGGTCTTATTACCATCAAGGATATTGAAAAGCAGATCAAATACCCGCTGTCCGCAAAGGATGGCCAGGGAAGGCTTCTTTGCGGAGCGGCTGTAGGGATCACAGCCAACGTGCTGGACCGTGTGGGCGCTTTGGTAAAGGCAAAGGTGGATGTAGTTGTTTTAGATTCCGCTCACGGCCATTCTGAGAACGTTCTCCGCTGTGTGAGAATGATCAAAGAGTCTTATCCGGCTCTTTCCGTGATTGCAGGGAATGTGGCGACCGGAGAGGCTACAAAGGCCCTTATAGAAGCAGGCGCCGACGCTGTGAAGGTGGGAATCGGACCAGGATCCATCTGCACCACCCGCGTGGTGGCAGGTATCGGCGTTCCACAGATTACAGCTGTTATGGACTGTTATGCAGTGGCTAAGGAATACGGTGTCCCCATCATTGCCGATGGAGGAATCAAGTATTCCGGAGATTTGACAAAGGCAATTGCTGCCGGCGGAAGCGTATGTATGATGGGAAGCATGTTTGCCGGATGTGACGAAAGTCCGGGAACCTTTGAACTGTATCAGGGCAGAAAATACAAGGTATACCGGGGCATGGGTTCCATCGCCGCCATGGAAAACGGAAGCAAGGACCGTTATTTCCAGAGCGATGCCAAGAAGCTGGTTCCGGAAGGAGTGGAAGGCCGTGTGGCCTACAAGGGATTGGTAGAAGATACCGTGTTCCAGATACTGGGAGGGTTGCGGTCCGGTATGGGGTACTGCGGAGCAATGAATATCAGGACCCTGCAGGAAACAGGAAGATTCATTAAAATAACCGCGGCCTCCCTTAAGGAAAGCCATCCTCATGACATTCATATTACAAAGGAAGCACCAAACTACAGCATTGATGAATAA
- a CDS encoding ABC transporter permease, producing MKKYLLKRVVVSIITLLAILIILFLMLEFMPGSPFNDEKLTADQIAILNAKYGLDKPAFLRFINYMKNMLTGDFGVSYTISKNTPISQLLQSRLPISVRIGGQAVLLGTVIGIILGIIAALKHNTIWDTLTTVVSVLGVSLPSYVFALALSYSLGFKLRWFPLLYDITAPLKSSVLPTVSLCMFTIATVARFTRTEMLEVLGSDYMLLAESKGISGFQLIFKHALRNALIPIITVLAPLVVGLMTGSLVVEKIFSIPGIGSLLVTAIQANDYNVILALSFIYSAMYIGIMLFVDILYGIIDPRIRLAKGGAS from the coding sequence ATGAAAAAATATTTGCTTAAGCGAGTAGTTGTTTCGATAATTACCTTATTAGCCATTTTAATCATATTATTTTTAATGCTGGAGTTTATGCCGGGATCTCCGTTTAATGATGAAAAGTTAACGGCAGATCAGATCGCCATATTAAATGCAAAATATGGACTTGATAAACCGGCATTCCTTCGTTTTATAAATTATATGAAAAATATGCTTACCGGGGATTTTGGAGTTTCCTATACCATATCTAAAAACACACCGATTTCACAATTACTGCAGTCTCGTTTACCCATATCTGTCCGCATCGGAGGACAGGCAGTTTTACTTGGAACTGTCATAGGTATAATTTTAGGCATTATAGCTGCGCTTAAACATAATACCATATGGGATACCTTAACAACGGTTGTTTCCGTTTTAGGAGTGAGCCTGCCTTCTTATGTTTTTGCACTGGCGTTATCTTATTCCCTTGGTTTTAAATTACGGTGGTTCCCCCTGCTTTATGACATAACCGCTCCTTTAAAATCTTCCGTTTTGCCGACTGTATCACTATGTATGTTTACCATAGCAACGGTAGCACGATTTACCAGAACGGAAATGCTGGAAGTGCTTGGATCGGATTATATGCTTTTAGCAGAAAGTAAAGGAATAAGCGGGTTTCAGTTAATATTTAAGCATGCCTTAAGGAATGCTCTGATCCCCATTATTACCGTGCTGGCTCCGTTGGTTGTAGGATTGATGACAGGAAGTCTGGTAGTGGAAAAAATATTTTCCATACCGGGAATTGGAAGCTTGCTGGTAACAGCAATACAGGCCAATGATTATAATGTTATTCTTGCATTATCCTTTATTTACAGTGCCATGTACATTGGAATCATGTTATTTGTAGATATTCTCTATGGTATCATTGACCCCAGAATACGATTGGCGAAGGGGGGAGCATCATGA
- the opp3C gene encoding oligopeptide ABC transporter permease, with protein sequence MTDLNENKPFTAHDFEFLHKDSISKVDQNYSSQSYWKDVFQRFIKNKGAVISLIGIVLIIMLAIFAPHWTAYTYDSQIIANQNLAPRIPGLEKIGIFDGSETMNTSTGVTKINKYISADGAETGLEDTYYWFGSDVLGRDIFTRTWVGTRISLYIALAAVMIDMVFGLSYGLISGYFGGAVDNAMQRFAEVLNGIPNLVIVTLLIIVLKPGLITITFSLMITGWIGMNRIARAQMLKLKEQEFVLASRTLGASDLTIIFKEILPNIFGQIITNTMFSIPNAIFTEAFLAFIGLGVPAPMASLGSLISDSFKSFTTHPYMIIPPIIVLAILMLSFNMLADGIRDAFDPRMKEM encoded by the coding sequence ATGACAGATTTAAACGAAAATAAGCCTTTTACAGCTCATGACTTTGAATTTCTGCATAAGGATTCCATATCAAAGGTGGATCAAAATTATTCCAGTCAATCCTATTGGAAAGATGTATTTCAGCGTTTCATAAAAAACAAGGGTGCTGTTATCAGCCTGATAGGCATTGTTTTAATCATCATGCTGGCAATTTTTGCGCCTCACTGGACAGCGTATACATACGATTCCCAGATCATTGCAAACCAGAACCTTGCACCCCGTATTCCAGGGCTTGAAAAAATCGGAATATTTGACGGTTCAGAGACCATGAACACTTCTACAGGCGTTACAAAAATCAATAAATATATATCCGCTGACGGTGCAGAAACGGGGCTGGAGGATACCTATTATTGGTTTGGTTCAGATGTTCTTGGAAGGGATATCTTTACGAGAACATGGGTGGGAACCAGAATATCTTTGTACATTGCATTGGCTGCGGTCATGATTGATATGGTATTTGGCTTAAGCTATGGCTTGATATCAGGTTATTTCGGCGGAGCAGTGGACAATGCAATGCAGCGTTTTGCGGAAGTTTTAAACGGTATTCCCAATCTGGTTATCGTAACTCTGTTAATTATTGTATTAAAACCGGGATTAATAACCATAACCTTTTCCTTAATGATTACCGGATGGATCGGCATGAACCGTATTGCAAGAGCGCAGATGCTGAAGTTAAAGGAGCAGGAATTTGTTTTGGCTTCCAGGACCCTTGGAGCCTCTGATCTGACAATTATATTTAAAGAAATATTGCCGAATATTTTTGGACAGATTATAACAAATACCATGTTCTCCATTCCCAATGCTATTTTTACGGAGGCATTCTTAGCATTTATCGGATTAGGAGTGCCGGCGCCAATGGCATCACTTGGATCATTAATCAGTGATTCCTTTAAGTCCTTTACCACACATCCTTATATGATTATTCCGCCAATTATCGTGTTAGCCATATTAATGCTCAGCTTTAACATGCTGGCAGACGGCATCCGGGATGCGTTCGATCCAAGGATGAAAGAAATGTAG
- a CDS encoding ABC transporter ATP-binding protein: METKKPILTVNNLKQFFKVSRKYTVKAVNGVSFEIFPGETYGLVGESGSGKSTIGRSLIRLYEPTEGEILFAGENISGKLSGKEIKHLRTGMQMIFQDPMASLNPRKKVLDIIAEGLDIHYPFANAEDRKEAVYKILARVGLSKEHANRYPHQFSGGQRQRIGIARALIMNPKLIIADEAISALDVSIQAQVVNLMKDIQKETNTAILFIAHDLSMVKYISDRIGVLHLGYLVETGTTEEIFNNPIHPYTKSLLSAIPHPNPIVEKERVSVTYDYAASGIDYAKGKQHHIDGTHYVLASEEELSGWK; encoded by the coding sequence ATGGAAACTAAAAAGCCTATATTAACTGTAAATAATTTGAAACAGTTTTTTAAAGTGAGCAGAAAATACACTGTTAAAGCAGTCAATGGGGTATCCTTTGAAATCTTTCCAGGGGAAACTTATGGCCTGGTGGGAGAGTCCGGCAGCGGGAAGTCAACCATAGGCCGTTCCCTGATCCGCCTTTATGAGCCTACAGAAGGAGAGATATTATTTGCAGGGGAGAATATTTCCGGCAAGTTATCGGGAAAGGAAATCAAGCACTTAAGAACCGGTATGCAGATGATATTCCAGGACCCTATGGCAAGCTTGAATCCAAGGAAAAAAGTCCTGGATATCATTGCGGAGGGATTGGATATCCATTATCCCTTTGCAAATGCGGAAGACAGAAAAGAGGCGGTCTACAAGATCCTTGCAAGAGTCGGATTGTCGAAAGAACATGCAAACCGCTATCCTCACCAGTTTTCCGGCGGGCAAAGGCAGCGGATCGGCATTGCCAGAGCCTTGATCATGAACCCAAAACTGATTATTGCAGATGAAGCCATCAGTGCGCTGGATGTGTCCATACAGGCCCAGGTGGTAAATCTTATGAAGGATATCCAGAAGGAAACCAATACGGCCATTCTTTTTATTGCCCATGACTTATCCATGGTAAAATATATTTCAGATAGAATCGGTGTATTGCATTTAGGATATCTGGTGGAGACAGGAACCACAGAAGAAATATTTAATAACCCCATTCATCCTTACACGAAATCTTTATTATCCGCCATACCCCATCCAAATCCAATTGTGGAGAAGGAGAGAGTTTCCGTAACCTATGATTATGCTGCGAGCGGCATTGATTACGCAAAAGGAAAACAGCATCATATTGACGGGACCCATTATGTATTGGCAAGTGAAGAAGAATTGAGCGGTTGGAAATAA